One stretch of Streptomyces peucetius DNA includes these proteins:
- a CDS encoding siderophore-interacting protein: MADRAERPARTSPKVHEAQVVRTERLTPHMVRVVLGGDGLAAFDLGGYTDHYVKLVFPAEGVTYPEPFDMDRIREELPRDQWPANRTYTVRTWDAAHRELTVDFVVHGDEGLAGPWAARARVGDTMRLLGPGGGYAPSPEADWHLLAGDESALPAIAAAMEHMPPGAVVHAFVEVSGPDDEQKSVTPDGAEITWLHRGDRPVGEALVEAVTALDFPEGTVCAFVHGEAACVKELRRLLRVERQIPKEQLSISGYWRLGKTDEAWRAVKREWNEQVEREQEGGAA, from the coding sequence GTGGCAGATCGAGCGGAACGACCGGCCCGCACGTCCCCGAAGGTCCACGAGGCGCAGGTGGTGCGCACCGAGCGGCTCACCCCGCACATGGTGCGGGTGGTGCTCGGGGGTGACGGGCTGGCCGCGTTCGACCTCGGCGGTTACACCGACCACTACGTCAAGCTGGTCTTCCCCGCCGAGGGCGTCACGTACCCGGAGCCGTTCGACATGGACCGGATCCGCGAGGAGCTGCCACGCGACCAGTGGCCCGCGAACCGGACCTACACGGTGCGGACCTGGGACGCCGCCCACCGCGAGCTGACCGTCGACTTCGTCGTCCACGGCGACGAGGGCCTCGCCGGCCCGTGGGCGGCCCGGGCCCGCGTCGGCGACACGATGCGGCTCCTCGGGCCCGGCGGTGGTTACGCCCCCTCCCCGGAGGCGGACTGGCACCTGCTGGCCGGCGACGAGAGCGCGCTGCCGGCGATCGCGGCGGCGATGGAACACATGCCGCCGGGCGCCGTCGTCCACGCCTTCGTGGAGGTCTCGGGCCCCGACGACGAGCAGAAGAGCGTCACTCCGGACGGCGCGGAGATCACCTGGCTCCACCGCGGCGACCGCCCGGTCGGCGAGGCACTCGTCGAGGCGGTGACGGCGCTGGACTTCCCTGAGGGGACGGTGTGCGCGTTCGTCCACGGCGAGGCGGCCTGCGTGAAGGAACTGCGCCGCCTGCTGCGTGTGGAACGCCAGATCCCCAAGGAGCAGCTCTCGATCTCGGGCTACTGGCGGCTGGGCAAGACGGACGAGGCGTGGCGCGCGGTGAAGCGGGAGTGGAACGAGCAGGTGGAGCGCGAGCAGGAGGGCGGCGCGGCGTGA
- a CDS encoding MIP/aquaporin family protein, with amino-acid sequence MPEPTSRTRFIGELSAEFAGTMILILFGCGVVAQVVAGGALTDGALGDHDSIAWGWGLGVVFGVYVAARVSGAHINPAVTLALAAFKGFPWRKVLPYALAQTAGAFVAALLVRWNYSEVLARADPGHTDKTEIVFSTLPGNGVLPISQFGAFRDQIIGTALLVLLIFAVTDLLNTPPRANLAPFIIGLIVVVIGMAWGTNAGYAINPARDLGPRLAAFLTGYGGAWRDQYGDLYFWVPIAGPLIGGLVGALFYRLLISRFLPVAEQEPGRVPAPDQ; translated from the coding sequence ATGCCGGAACCCACGTCCAGAACACGTTTCATCGGTGAACTCTCTGCCGAGTTCGCAGGCACCATGATCCTCATTCTCTTCGGGTGCGGTGTCGTCGCACAGGTCGTCGCCGGTGGTGCGCTGACCGACGGGGCACTGGGTGACCACGACAGCATCGCCTGGGGCTGGGGTCTGGGCGTCGTTTTCGGCGTTTATGTGGCGGCGCGGGTCAGCGGCGCCCACATCAATCCCGCGGTCACCCTCGCGCTCGCGGCTTTCAAAGGCTTCCCATGGCGCAAGGTCCTGCCGTACGCCCTGGCACAGACGGCGGGCGCTTTCGTGGCCGCCCTGCTGGTGCGCTGGAACTACAGCGAGGTGCTGGCGCGGGCCGACCCCGGCCACACCGACAAGACGGAGATCGTCTTCTCCACCTTGCCGGGCAACGGCGTTCTCCCGATCAGCCAGTTCGGGGCCTTCCGTGACCAGATCATCGGCACCGCCCTGCTGGTGCTGCTGATCTTCGCGGTCACCGATCTGCTCAACACACCGCCGCGCGCGAATCTAGCCCCCTTCATCATCGGCCTGATCGTCGTCGTCATCGGCATGGCCTGGGGGACCAACGCCGGCTACGCGATCAACCCGGCCCGTGACCTCGGGCCCCGGCTGGCGGCGTTCCTGACGGGCTACGGAGGCGCTTGGCGTGATCAGTACGGCGACCTCTACTTCTGGGTGCCGATCGCCGGCCCCCTGATCGGTGGTCTGGTCGGTGCACTGTTCTACCGCCTGCTGATCAGCCGCTTCCTGCCCGTCGCCGAGCAGGAGCCCGGCCGGGTGCCCGCGCCGGACCAGTAA
- a CDS encoding ABC transporter permease/substrate binding protein produces the protein MPRLPLGDWVDSGVDWLQRHLSWLFDAISSLVTGMYDAIDAALSAPAPLLFAGILAVVAWWLRGLLAGVLAFAGFALIDAVELWDDAMSTLSLVLVATLVTLAIAVPLGIWASRSKTVSTIVRPVLDFMQTMPAMVYLIPGIIFFGVGVVPGIIATIIFALPPGVRMTELGIRQVDEELVEAAEAFGTTPRNTLIRVQLPLALPTIMAGINQVIMLGLSMVVIAGMVGGGGLGGAVYRAIGNVDIGLGFEAGVSIVILAMYLDRMTGALGRQVSPLGRRALAKARAMAGGLKIWDHRPQPAVAVVGIVVLALVAGGMNMFGGDRSDTAADASRIGDGKKVSIGYIPWDEGIASTFLWKELLEQRGFEVDTKQLEAGSLYTGLAGGQIDFQTDAWLPVTHASYMEKYQDKLEDLGSWYGPTSLELSVPAYMKGVDSLEDLKGRSEEFDGRIIGIEPSAGMMGILKDKVLKDYGLEGEYKVVDGSTPGMLAELKRAYDKKEPIVTTLWSPHWAYSTYDLKKLKDPKGSWGKGDGVHTLARKGFSEEFPQVGKWLNDFKMTEEQLTGLEAKIQETGKGKEQEAVRAWLKENPDLAGKWAPVDRSGTAGKGGKDERDRPLNVAWFPWEEDIAATYLWKAVLEERGYTMNLKQFEVGPMYTALSRGQIDVQFDGWLPITQKKYWDKYGDRLTDLGAWYGPTSLELAVPSYVDGVDSLADLKGRGDEFKGRIVGIEPGTETMNILKNKVLPDYGLEGEFEVVDSSTPGMLAELKRSYAKKEPIAVMLWTPHWAYSEYELTKLADPKKSFGGGDEIHTVASKNFPRQYPQLTKWFKDFKLDEKQLAGLENEIQKYGTGHEEEAVKAWMEQNPGIADEIAPR, from the coding sequence GTGCCTAGGCTCCCCCTCGGCGACTGGGTCGACAGCGGTGTCGACTGGCTCCAGCGCCATCTGTCCTGGCTGTTCGACGCGATCAGCTCGCTCGTCACCGGAATGTACGACGCCATCGACGCGGCGCTCTCCGCGCCGGCGCCGCTGCTCTTCGCCGGCATCCTCGCGGTCGTCGCGTGGTGGCTGCGCGGGCTGCTCGCCGGTGTCCTCGCCTTCGCGGGCTTCGCGCTGATCGACGCCGTCGAACTGTGGGACGACGCCATGTCGACCCTTTCGCTGGTGCTCGTCGCCACCCTCGTGACGCTCGCGATCGCCGTTCCGCTCGGCATCTGGGCCTCGCGGTCGAAGACGGTCAGCACGATCGTCCGGCCGGTGCTCGACTTCATGCAGACGATGCCCGCGATGGTCTATCTGATCCCCGGCATCATCTTCTTCGGCGTCGGCGTGGTCCCCGGCATCATCGCCACGATCATCTTCGCCCTGCCGCCCGGCGTACGGATGACCGAACTCGGTATCCGGCAGGTCGACGAGGAGCTCGTCGAGGCCGCGGAGGCCTTCGGCACCACCCCGCGCAACACACTGATCCGGGTGCAGCTCCCGCTCGCCCTGCCGACGATCATGGCCGGTATCAACCAGGTCATCATGCTGGGCCTGTCCATGGTCGTCATCGCCGGCATGGTCGGCGGCGGTGGCCTCGGCGGCGCCGTCTACCGGGCCATCGGCAACGTCGACATCGGCCTCGGTTTCGAGGCCGGCGTCTCGATCGTCATCCTCGCCATGTACCTCGACCGGATGACCGGTGCGCTGGGCCGCCAGGTCTCGCCGCTCGGCCGCCGCGCGCTCGCCAAGGCGCGTGCCATGGCCGGCGGGCTGAAGATCTGGGACCACCGCCCGCAGCCCGCCGTCGCGGTCGTCGGCATCGTCGTCCTCGCCCTCGTGGCAGGCGGCATGAACATGTTCGGCGGCGACAGGTCGGACACCGCCGCGGACGCGTCGAGGATCGGGGACGGCAAGAAGGTCTCCATCGGCTACATCCCGTGGGACGAGGGCATCGCCTCCACCTTCCTGTGGAAGGAGCTGCTGGAGCAGCGCGGCTTCGAGGTCGACACCAAGCAGCTGGAGGCCGGTTCGCTCTACACCGGACTCGCAGGCGGGCAGATCGACTTCCAGACCGACGCCTGGCTGCCGGTCACCCACGCCTCGTACATGGAGAAGTACCAGGACAAGCTCGAGGACCTGGGCTCCTGGTACGGCCCCACCTCGCTCGAGCTGTCCGTCCCCGCCTACATGAAGGGCGTCGACTCCCTCGAGGACCTCAAGGGCAGGTCGGAGGAGTTCGACGGCCGGATCATCGGCATCGAGCCGAGCGCCGGGATGATGGGCATCCTCAAGGACAAGGTCCTGAAGGACTACGGCCTCGAGGGCGAGTACAAGGTCGTCGACGGCTCCACGCCCGGCATGCTGGCCGAGCTGAAGCGCGCGTACGACAAGAAGGAGCCCATCGTCACCACCCTGTGGTCGCCGCACTGGGCGTACAGCACCTACGACCTGAAGAAGCTCAAGGATCCCAAGGGCTCCTGGGGCAAGGGCGACGGTGTGCACACCCTCGCGCGCAAGGGCTTCTCCGAGGAGTTCCCCCAGGTCGGCAAGTGGCTGAACGACTTCAAGATGACCGAGGAGCAGCTCACCGGTCTCGAGGCGAAGATCCAGGAGACGGGCAAGGGCAAGGAGCAGGAAGCCGTCCGCGCCTGGCTGAAGGAGAACCCGGACCTCGCCGGCAAGTGGGCTCCGGTGGACCGGAGCGGCACGGCGGGCAAGGGCGGCAAGGACGAGCGCGACCGTCCCCTGAACGTCGCCTGGTTCCCGTGGGAGGAGGACATCGCCGCCACCTACCTGTGGAAGGCGGTCCTCGAGGAGCGCGGCTACACGATGAACCTCAAGCAGTTCGAGGTCGGCCCGATGTACACCGCGCTCTCCCGCGGCCAGATCGACGTGCAGTTCGACGGCTGGCTGCCGATCACGCAGAAGAAGTACTGGGACAAGTACGGTGACCGGCTCACCGACCTCGGCGCCTGGTACGGGCCCACGTCCCTGGAACTCGCAGTGCCCTCGTACGTCGACGGGGTCGACTCCCTGGCCGACCTCAAGGGCCGCGGCGACGAGTTCAAGGGCCGCATCGTCGGCATCGAGCCCGGCACCGAGACCATGAACATCCTCAAGAACAAGGTCCTGCCGGACTACGGTCTCGAGGGCGAGTTCGAGGTCGTCGACAGCTCAACCCCGGGCATGCTCGCGGAGCTGAAGCGCTCGTACGCCAAGAAGGAGCCGATCGCGGTCATGCTGTGGACCCCGCACTGGGCCTACAGCGAGTACGAGCTGACCAAGCTCGCCGACCCGAAGAAGTCCTTCGGCGGGGGCGACGAGATCCACACCGTCGCCTCCAAGAACTTCCCCCGGCAGTACCCGCAGCTCACGAAGTGGTTCAAGGACTTCAAGCTCGACGAGAAGCAGCTCGCCGGACTGGAGAACGAGATCCAGAAGTACGGCACGGGACACGAGGAGGAGGCCGTCAAGGCCTGGATGGAGCAGAACCCGGGCATCGCGGACGAGATCGCACCGCGGTAG
- a CDS encoding helix-turn-helix domain-containing protein produces MDAKDAKDTKEREEPLRVGAAVRKRRRNLGLTLAAVAARSGLSVPFLSQIENERARPSMRSLQRVADALDTTAQRLLAASDAGRTVDLVRAGDDARSSGPTDGIRALVRGRHQLNALEFTGEQETGREFEHRNDELLYVADGAVEVEAEGRAYRLGPGDALFLSGGVRHRWRATTPDTRILVVAVSEYIATTSDPRG; encoded by the coding sequence ATGGACGCGAAGGACGCGAAGGACACCAAGGAGAGGGAAGAACCTCTCCGGGTGGGCGCGGCCGTGCGCAAACGCCGCAGGAACCTCGGCCTCACACTGGCCGCCGTCGCCGCCCGCAGCGGACTCTCCGTGCCCTTCCTCAGCCAGATCGAGAACGAGCGGGCCCGGCCCAGCATGCGCTCCCTCCAGCGGGTCGCCGACGCCCTCGACACCACCGCGCAGCGGCTGCTCGCCGCCTCCGACGCGGGACGCACCGTCGACCTCGTGCGCGCCGGTGACGATGCCCGTTCCTCCGGTCCCACCGACGGCATCCGCGCCCTGGTGCGCGGGCGGCACCAGCTGAACGCGCTGGAGTTCACCGGCGAACAGGAGACCGGCCGCGAGTTCGAGCACCGCAACGACGAGCTGCTGTACGTCGCGGACGGCGCCGTCGAGGTCGAGGCGGAGGGCCGGGCCTACCGGCTGGGCCCCGGCGACGCGCTCTTCCTGTCCGGCGGCGTACGGCACCGCTGGCGCGCCACCACGCCGGACACCCGCATCCTCGTCGTCGCGGTCTCCGAGTACATCGCCACGACCAGCGACCCGCGCGGCTGA
- a CDS encoding LysR family transcriptional regulator has translation MSEEPRVPLTHRVPDLGALELLLAVARHGSLGRAAREVGITQPAASSRIRSMERQLGVALVDRSPRGSRLTEAGALVTDWARRIVEAAEAFDAGAQALRGRRDSRLRVAASMTIAEYLLPGWLIALRADRPDTAVSLIAGNSSAVAERLLSGEADLGFVEGLSVPDGLDGTVIGHDRLFVVAAPGHAWARRRRAPLTPEELARTPLVLRERGSGTRQVLDSALSRYGGLSAPLMELASTTAVKAAAVSGAGPAVLSELAVTEELSSRRLTRVPVEGVALERDLRAVWPHAQRPTGPARDLLGLTRG, from the coding sequence ATGAGCGAAGAGCCGCGTGTGCCGCTGACCCACCGGGTGCCCGACCTGGGGGCGCTGGAACTGCTGCTCGCGGTGGCCCGGCACGGAAGCCTCGGACGGGCGGCCCGCGAGGTCGGCATCACCCAGCCCGCCGCGAGCAGCCGCATCCGCTCGATGGAACGCCAGTTGGGCGTCGCCCTCGTCGACCGCTCCCCGCGCGGTTCCCGGCTGACCGAGGCGGGCGCCCTGGTAACCGACTGGGCCCGGCGGATCGTGGAGGCGGCGGAGGCGTTCGACGCGGGCGCCCAGGCGCTGCGGGGCCGCCGCGACTCGCGGCTGCGGGTCGCGGCGAGCATGACGATCGCCGAGTACCTGCTGCCCGGGTGGCTGATCGCGCTGCGTGCGGACCGCCCCGACACGGCGGTCTCGCTGATCGCGGGCAACTCGTCGGCGGTGGCGGAACGGCTGCTGTCCGGCGAGGCCGACCTGGGCTTCGTCGAGGGCCTCTCCGTCCCCGACGGCCTGGACGGCACGGTCATCGGCCACGACCGGCTGTTCGTCGTCGCCGCCCCCGGCCATGCGTGGGCCCGGCGGCGCCGGGCCCCCCTGACACCGGAGGAACTGGCCAGGACGCCGCTGGTGCTGCGGGAACGGGGATCCGGTACCCGGCAGGTGCTCGACTCGGCGCTTTCCCGGTACGGCGGGCTCTCCGCCCCGCTGATGGAACTCGCCTCCACCACGGCGGTGAAGGCGGCGGCCGTGAGCGGGGCGGGGCCGGCGGTCCTGAGCGAGCTCGCGGTGACCGAGGAGCTGTCCTCGCGCCGTCTGACGCGGGTGCCGGTGGAGGGCGTGGCCCTCGAACGCGACCTGCGGGCGGTCTGGCCGCACGCCCAGCGGCCGACGGGGCCGGCGCGGGACCTGCTGGGGCTGACGCGGGGGTGA
- a CDS encoding TDT family transporter encodes MVTAVQPLPRTPGPARTAGAPASAPRLPSLRHLGPNWYAAVMGTAIVAGAGVALPVDVPGLRAACTGVWALSAVLLAVVLTARAAHWVHHRDQARAHLLDPAVAPFYGCLSMALLAVGGGTLTLGADVVGEGPATTAGFALFGAGTFVGLVTAVAVPYLMVVRHRLTPGSASPVWLLPVVAPMVSASTGPLLVPHLPPGQWREAMLLASYTMFGLSLLATMLVLPVVFARLVHHGPLPLALTPSLFLVLGPLGQSTTAVHKLADVAPEAIEAAYASALGALALVHGVPVMGFALLWLALAAAMVLRAARRGMPFTMGWWAFTFPVGTCVTGAGALAERTGLVAYAWLSVGLYAFLVTAWAVAAALTVRGLLCRELLAAPR; translated from the coding sequence ATGGTCACCGCCGTACAGCCTCTCCCCCGCACTCCCGGGCCGGCCCGGACCGCCGGCGCGCCCGCGTCCGCGCCCCGTCTGCCGTCGCTCCGGCATCTCGGCCCGAACTGGTACGCCGCCGTCATGGGGACGGCGATCGTCGCCGGCGCCGGGGTCGCGCTGCCGGTGGACGTCCCCGGTCTGCGGGCGGCGTGCACGGGAGTCTGGGCGCTGTCCGCGGTACTGCTGGCCGTCGTGCTCACCGCCCGGGCGGCGCACTGGGTCCACCACCGGGACCAGGCCCGTGCTCATCTTCTCGACCCCGCCGTGGCCCCGTTCTACGGCTGTCTGTCGATGGCGCTGCTGGCCGTCGGCGGCGGCACGCTCACGCTCGGCGCGGACGTGGTGGGCGAAGGTCCCGCGACCACGGCGGGGTTCGCGCTGTTCGGCGCGGGGACGTTCGTCGGCCTGGTGACCGCCGTCGCCGTGCCGTACCTGATGGTCGTACGGCACCGGCTCACGCCGGGCAGCGCGTCGCCGGTGTGGCTGCTGCCGGTCGTCGCCCCGATGGTGTCCGCGTCGACCGGGCCGCTGCTGGTGCCGCATCTGCCGCCCGGCCAGTGGCGGGAGGCGATGCTGCTCGCGAGCTACACGATGTTCGGCCTGAGTCTGCTGGCCACGATGCTCGTCCTGCCGGTGGTCTTCGCGCGGCTGGTGCACCACGGCCCGCTGCCGCTCGCGCTGACCCCGTCGCTGTTCCTCGTCCTCGGCCCGCTCGGCCAGTCGACGACCGCCGTGCACAAGCTGGCGGACGTCGCGCCGGAGGCGATCGAGGCGGCGTACGCGTCGGCGCTGGGCGCGCTGGCCCTGGTCCACGGTGTGCCGGTGATGGGGTTCGCCCTGCTGTGGCTGGCGCTCGCGGCGGCGATGGTGCTGCGGGCGGCCCGGCGCGGCATGCCGTTCACGATGGGCTGGTGGGCGTTCACCTTCCCGGTGGGCACGTGCGTGACCGGCGCGGGGGCGCTCGCGGAGCGGACGGGTCTGGTGGCCTACGCGTGGCTGTCCGTCGGGCTCTACGCGTTCCTCGTCACGGCGTGGGCGGTGGCCGCGGCGCTCACCGTGCGGGGTCTGCTGTGCCGGGAGCTGCTCGCCGCGCCCCGCTGA
- a CDS encoding 5'-3' exonuclease — MGPLSVRCGIIVPVTRRLMLLDTASLYFRAYYGVPDSVRAPDGTPVNAVRGLLDFIARLVQDHRPDDLVACWDNDWRPQWRVDLIPSYKAHRVAQEHELGPDDEQVPDTLTPQVPIIEAALAAFGIARVGAEGYEADDIIGTLTARATGPVDIVTGDRDLFQLVDDARERRVLYPLKGVGTLQTTDEAWLRERYGVDGPGYVDLALLRGDPSDGLPGVPGIGEKTAAKLLDTYGDLDGIMAAVGDRTSKLTPTQRRRLDEARAYLAVAPKVVRVATDVALPVFDATLPAAPRDPVAVEELAGRWGLGGAVVRLLNALKH, encoded by the coding sequence ATGGGCCCGCTGTCGGTGCGGTGCGGCATCATCGTGCCCGTGACCCGACGCCTGATGCTCCTCGACACCGCTTCCCTCTACTTCCGGGCCTATTACGGGGTACCCGACTCCGTCCGGGCGCCCGACGGCACGCCGGTCAACGCGGTGCGAGGACTCCTCGACTTCATCGCGCGACTGGTCCAGGACCACCGCCCGGACGATCTGGTCGCCTGCTGGGACAACGACTGGCGGCCCCAGTGGCGTGTGGACCTCATCCCGTCGTACAAGGCACATCGCGTCGCCCAGGAGCACGAGCTCGGCCCGGACGATGAGCAGGTCCCCGACACCCTCACCCCGCAGGTCCCGATCATCGAGGCCGCCCTCGCGGCGTTCGGCATCGCCCGCGTCGGCGCCGAGGGGTACGAGGCGGACGACATCATCGGCACCCTCACCGCCCGCGCGACCGGCCCGGTCGACATCGTCACCGGCGACCGCGACCTGTTCCAGCTGGTCGACGACGCACGCGAGCGGCGTGTGCTGTATCCGCTCAAGGGCGTCGGAACGCTGCAGACCACGGACGAGGCGTGGCTGCGCGAGCGGTACGGGGTGGACGGGCCGGGCTACGTCGACCTGGCGCTGCTGCGCGGCGACCCGAGCGACGGGCTGCCCGGCGTTCCGGGCATCGGCGAGAAGACCGCGGCCAAGCTGCTCGACACGTACGGCGACCTGGACGGGATCATGGCCGCCGTCGGAGACCGCACGTCGAAGCTGACACCCACGCAGCGTCGGCGCCTGGACGAGGCACGGGCCTATCTCGCCGTCGCACCCAAGGTGGTGCGGGTCGCCACCGACGTGGCGCTGCCCGTCTTCGACGCGACACTGCCGGCCGCGCCGCGCGATCCGGTCGCCGTCGAGGAACTCGCGGGGCGGTGGGGGCTGGGCGGCGCGGTGGTGCGGCTGCTCAACGCACTGAAGCACTGA
- a CDS encoding gamma-glutamyl-gamma-aminobutyrate hydrolase family protein, translated as MSQPLIGVSTYWEAAARWGVWELPAALLPAGYPRLVQAAGGLAAMLPPDEPSLAESVVARLDGIVVAGGPDVAPERYGSERDPRTGPPAPERDAWELALIRAALASGTPLLGICRGMQLLNVALGGTLVQHLDGHAESVGAFGTHPVKPVPGTLYGSLVPETSEVPTYHHQSVDRLGRGLVASAYAEDGTVEAVEAGAAGAGWVLGVQWHPEMGTDRRVMTGLVDAART; from the coding sequence GTGTCGCAGCCACTGATCGGGGTCAGTACGTACTGGGAGGCGGCCGCGCGGTGGGGCGTATGGGAGCTGCCCGCCGCGCTGCTGCCGGCCGGGTATCCCCGCCTCGTCCAGGCGGCGGGCGGCCTCGCGGCGATGCTTCCGCCGGACGAGCCGTCCCTTGCCGAGTCCGTCGTGGCCCGCCTCGACGGAATCGTCGTCGCGGGCGGCCCGGACGTGGCACCGGAGCGGTACGGCTCCGAGCGCGATCCCCGCACGGGGCCGCCGGCGCCTGAACGGGACGCCTGGGAGCTGGCGCTGATCCGTGCGGCCCTCGCGTCCGGGACACCGCTGCTCGGCATCTGCCGCGGCATGCAACTGCTGAACGTCGCACTCGGCGGGACGCTGGTGCAGCACCTCGACGGCCACGCCGAGAGCGTCGGCGCCTTCGGCACGCACCCGGTGAAGCCGGTGCCGGGCACGCTGTACGGCTCACTGGTCCCGGAGACGTCCGAGGTCCCGACGTACCACCACCAGTCCGTGGACCGGCTGGGACGGGGTCTTGTGGCGAGCGCGTACGCGGAGGACGGGACGGTGGAGGCGGTGGAGGCGGGGGCAGCGGGGGCGGGCTGGGTGCTGGGGGTGCAGTGGCACCCGGAGATGGGGACGGACCGGCGGGTGATGACGGGCCTCGTGGACGCGGCGCGCACGTAG
- a CDS encoding helical backbone metal receptor yields MRVVSLVPSLTEAIAVTAPGLLVGVTDWCSRPPGLDARRIGGTKNPDVAAVLALRPDRVIANEEENREPDLTALREAGAEVLVTEVRGLDQAFRELERVLVTGCALARPRWLDEAQEAWAAVESLPELRAVVPVWRRPWMVLGRDTFAGDVLARLGVVNVYAGHTERYPRIPLDELRASGAEAVVLPDEPYRFTADDGPEAFPGLPAALVDGRYLTWYGPSLVRAPAMLGAALSGARRAAPGTADPAR; encoded by the coding sequence GTGCGCGTCGTTTCCCTGGTTCCCTCGCTGACCGAGGCGATCGCCGTCACCGCGCCCGGTCTCCTCGTCGGCGTCACCGACTGGTGCAGCCGTCCGCCCGGTCTCGACGCCCGGCGGATCGGCGGCACCAAGAACCCGGACGTGGCGGCGGTGCTGGCACTGCGGCCCGACCGGGTGATCGCCAACGAGGAGGAGAACCGTGAGCCCGACCTGACCGCGCTGCGCGAGGCGGGCGCCGAGGTGCTGGTCACCGAGGTACGGGGCCTCGACCAGGCGTTCCGCGAGCTGGAGCGGGTGCTCGTGACCGGATGTGCCCTCGCCCGGCCGCGCTGGCTCGACGAGGCGCAGGAGGCGTGGGCGGCGGTCGAATCCCTGCCGGAGCTGCGGGCCGTGGTGCCCGTATGGCGCCGGCCGTGGATGGTGCTCGGACGCGACACCTTCGCCGGCGACGTGCTCGCCCGCCTCGGCGTCGTCAACGTGTACGCCGGACACACCGAGCGCTACCCGCGCATCCCGCTGGACGAACTGCGGGCGAGCGGCGCCGAGGCCGTCGTCCTGCCCGACGAGCCGTACCGCTTCACCGCCGACGACGGCCCGGAAGCCTTCCCCGGCCTGCCCGCCGCGCTCGTCGACGGGCGGTACCTGACCTGGTACGGGCCCTCCCTCGTCCGCGCGCCCGCGATGCTCGGCGCGGCGCTCAGCGGGGCGCGGCGAGCAGCTCCCGGCACAGCAGACCCCGCACGGTGA
- a CDS encoding quaternary amine ABC transporter ATP-binding protein — MSRLQAEHLYKVFGRRPDEAVTRLEGGADRDELRADGTTAAVVDASFTVEPGQIFVVMGLSGSGKSTLLRMLNGLLEPTAGRVLFDGQDLTGLTGRDLRTVRSTKISMVFQHFALFPHRSVLENAGYGLEVQGVPRAERDRRAKEALELVGLGGWEKSWPDELSGGMQQRVGLARALATDADLLLMDESFSALDPLIRRDMQDQLLELQKRLKKTIVFITHDLNEAMRLGDSIAVMRDGRIVQLGTAEDILVTPANDYVASFTQDVDRSRVLTAGAIMADPETAYGTKTDSGKELRDAADVLAAAPATVPADTPIIELFTPCSTSGVAVAVTDDEGELIGVVPRARLLAVLGEPMTPAPPPAVPAQSAPDLGKPAAPAHQAVARA; from the coding sequence GTGTCCAGGCTGCAGGCAGAGCACTTGTACAAAGTGTTCGGCAGACGACCCGACGAAGCGGTGACCAGGCTCGAAGGCGGCGCCGACCGCGACGAGCTGCGCGCCGACGGCACAACCGCAGCGGTCGTCGACGCCTCCTTCACGGTCGAGCCGGGCCAGATATTCGTCGTCATGGGTCTCTCCGGCTCCGGCAAGTCCACACTGCTGCGCATGCTCAACGGGCTCCTGGAGCCCACCGCCGGACGCGTGCTCTTCGACGGCCAGGACCTGACCGGCCTGACCGGCCGCGACCTGCGGACCGTACGGTCCACCAAGATCAGCATGGTGTTCCAGCACTTCGCGCTCTTCCCGCACCGCAGCGTTCTCGAGAACGCCGGCTACGGGCTCGAGGTCCAGGGCGTCCCCCGCGCCGAACGCGACCGGCGCGCCAAGGAGGCCCTGGAACTGGTCGGCCTCGGCGGCTGGGAGAAGTCCTGGCCCGACGAGCTGTCCGGCGGCATGCAGCAGCGCGTCGGCCTCGCCCGCGCGCTCGCCACCGACGCCGACCTGTTGCTGATGGACGAGTCCTTCAGCGCCCTCGACCCGCTGATCCGCCGCGACATGCAGGACCAGCTGCTCGAACTCCAGAAGCGCCTGAAGAAGACCATCGTCTTCATCACCCACGACCTCAACGAGGCCATGCGGCTCGGTGACTCGATCGCCGTCATGCGCGACGGCAGGATCGTCCAGCTCGGCACCGCCGAGGACATCCTCGTCACCCCGGCCAACGACTACGTCGCCTCCTTCACCCAGGACGTCGACCGCTCCCGGGTGCTCACCGCCGGCGCGATCATGGCCGACCCGGAGACGGCGTACGGCACGAAGACGGACAGCGGCAAGGAACTGCGCGACGCCGCCGACGTGCTGGCCGCCGCGCCCGCGACCGTCCCCGCCGACACGCCGATCATCGAGCTGTTCACGCCCTGCTCCACCAGCGGCGTGGCCGTCGCCGTGACCGACGACGAGGGCGAACTGATCGGCGTCGTACCCAGGGCCCGTCTGCTCGCCGTCCTCGGCGAGCCGATGACGCCCGCCCCGCCGCCGGCCGTGCCCGCGCAGTCCGCGCCGGACCTCGGCAAGCCCGCCGCCCCGGCGCACCAGGCGGTGGCCCGTGCCTAG